One Deltaproteobacteria bacterium genomic region harbors:
- a CDS encoding leucine--tRNA ligase: protein MDEKYQPQSIETRWQKQWEKNKTFAAGENPQKQKYYLLEMFPYPSGRIHMGHVRNYTIGDVIARYKRMKGFHVLHPMGWDAFGMPAENAAIQNRTHPAKWTRDNINTMRDQLKRLGFSYDWSREVNTSDPAYYRWEQLFFLQMWERGLVFRKESLVNWCETCQTVLANEQVLDGHCWRCEMVVAQKPLEQWFFKITNYADELLSSLEILKEGWPERVLTMQREWIGRSQGATIDFPIEATDQKITVFTTRPDTLFGATFMSLAPENPLVEKLIENSPNTAEVRAFVAKAKGIQKQGGADYEKEGIFTGAYCLNPVVKRQMPIYVTNFVVMEYGTGAVMAVPAHDQRDFDFAHKYKLPVILVITPAGKVVDPKSMEAAFEEEGVLVNSGQFSGMKSAIAKLAIVDYLERKKIGRRKVQYKLRDWGISRQRYWGTPIPAVYCPTCGVVPAHEEDLPIVLPPDVQLTGREGSPLARHESFLKTACPKCGGEARRETDTMDTFVESSWYFFRYVDPQNTAEPFNKEKVATWCPVDQYIGGIEHAVLHLLYSRFFTQVLRDLGYLNLSEPFERLLTQGMVIKEGAKMSKSRGNVVDPNYLIDQYGADTARLFVLFASPPERDLEWSDQGVEGCFRFLNRVWRLVYDTVNNRWPGNGDDPELAFQINKTIKKVTDDIEKDFHFNTAIAAIMELVNYLAKIAPQSGLSASFKQALKTMIVLISPMVPHIAEEMGEVLGIEGGVSEQPWPSYDETVLEKRAITVVVQVNGKVRAQLSVAPDSPEDEIKTAARAHEKIIPYLEGKNVAKTVYVPGRLVNFVVS from the coding sequence ATGGACGAAAAGTATCAGCCGCAATCCATTGAAACCCGCTGGCAGAAACAGTGGGAAAAAAACAAGACCTTCGCCGCCGGCGAAAACCCCCAAAAGCAGAAATATTATCTCCTCGAGATGTTTCCCTACCCATCCGGAAGAATCCACATGGGGCATGTGCGGAACTACACCATCGGCGACGTGATCGCCCGGTACAAGAGGATGAAGGGTTTTCATGTCCTTCACCCCATGGGCTGGGACGCCTTCGGCATGCCCGCCGAAAATGCCGCCATCCAGAACCGGACCCACCCCGCCAAGTGGACGCGCGACAATATCAATACGATGCGCGATCAGCTCAAGCGCCTTGGGTTTAGCTACGACTGGTCGCGCGAGGTGAACACCTCAGATCCCGCCTATTACAGATGGGAACAGCTCTTTTTTCTCCAGATGTGGGAGAGGGGTCTTGTCTTCCGCAAAGAATCTTTGGTCAACTGGTGCGAGACCTGTCAGACGGTGTTGGCCAACGAGCAGGTATTGGACGGCCACTGCTGGCGGTGCGAGATGGTCGTTGCGCAAAAACCGCTGGAGCAGTGGTTTTTTAAAATCACCAATTACGCCGACGAACTTCTCTCATCGCTGGAAATTCTGAAAGAGGGATGGCCGGAACGGGTGCTGACGATGCAAAGGGAGTGGATTGGCCGCTCCCAGGGGGCGACAATCGATTTTCCCATCGAGGCAACCGATCAAAAGATCACCGTCTTTACGACGCGCCCCGATACCCTCTTCGGGGCCACTTTTATGTCACTGGCGCCCGAAAACCCGCTGGTGGAAAAACTGATTGAAAATTCTCCAAACACCGCCGAGGTGAGGGCCTTTGTGGCAAAGGCAAAAGGTATCCAAAAACAGGGAGGGGCCGATTATGAAAAAGAGGGGATTTTCACCGGGGCTTACTGCCTCAATCCAGTGGTCAAGCGGCAAATGCCCATTTATGTCACCAATTTTGTCGTCATGGAATACGGCACCGGCGCGGTAATGGCCGTTCCCGCGCATGACCAGCGCGACTTCGATTTCGCGCACAAGTACAAACTGCCGGTGATCCTTGTCATTACGCCCGCCGGAAAGGTCGTTGACCCCAAAAGCATGGAGGCCGCCTTTGAGGAGGAGGGGGTTTTGGTCAATTCGGGTCAGTTTTCCGGGATGAAAAGCGCCATCGCAAAGCTGGCGATCGTCGATTATCTCGAACGCAAAAAAATCGGACGAAGAAAGGTCCAATACAAATTGCGCGACTGGGGGATTTCGCGTCAGCGCTACTGGGGGACGCCGATTCCGGCGGTTTATTGCCCGACATGCGGCGTCGTCCCGGCACATGAAGAGGATCTTCCGATCGTTCTCCCCCCCGATGTTCAACTGACCGGCCGGGAAGGGTCGCCGCTGGCCCGACACGAATCTTTTTTAAAAACCGCCTGTCCCAAATGCGGCGGAGAGGCCAGGCGCGAGACCGACACGATGGATACGTTTGTGGAGTCGTCATGGTATTTTTTCCGTTATGTCGATCCGCAAAATACGGCGGAGCCGTTCAACAAAGAGAAGGTTGCCACCTGGTGCCCGGTCGATCAGTACATCGGGGGCATCGAGCACGCGGTTTTGCATCTTCTTTATTCCCGGTTTTTTACGCAGGTTCTGCGCGACCTCGGCTACCTGAACTTGAGCGAACCGTTCGAGCGTCTGCTGACGCAGGGGATGGTCATCAAGGAGGGGGCCAAGATGAGCAAGTCGCGTGGCAATGTGGTCGATCCGAATTATCTCATCGACCAGTACGGCGCCGACACGGCAAGGCTCTTTGTCCTTTTTGCCTCGCCTCCGGAGCGCGACCTCGAATGGTCCGATCAGGGGGTGGAGGGGTGTTTCCGTTTTTTGAACCGGGTCTGGCGGCTGGTCTACGACACGGTGAACAACCGCTGGCCGGGGAATGGGGACGATCCGGAGCTTGCCTTCCAGATCAACAAGACCATCAAAAAAGTCACCGACGACATCGAGAAGGATTTTCACTTCAACACCGCCATTGCCGCCATCATGGAACTGGTCAATTATCTGGCCAAAATCGCCCCGCAGTCGGGATTGTCAGCCTCTTTCAAACAGGCGCTAAAAACCATGATTGTCCTGATATCTCCGATGGTGCCGCACATCGCCGAGGAGATGGGCGAGGTTTTGGGGATTGAAGGGGGTGTTTCTGAACAGCCGTGGCCTTCTTATGATGAGACGGTTCTCGAAAAGCGGGCGATTACCGTTGTGGTGCAGGTGAACGGCAAGGTGCGCGCCCAATTAAGCGTTGCCCCCGACAGCCCGGAGGACGAGATCAAAACTGCCGCCCGCGCGCATGAAAAAATTATTCCCTATCTTGAAGGAAAAAATGTGGCGAAGACGGTGTATGTCCCGGGGCGGTTGGTGAATTTTGTGGTGTCATGA
- the holA gene encoding DNA polymerase III subunit delta, protein MTKPITILVGDDACLLNRELARLQKKHLDPATKDFNFDRFSAAEEPPAKIIDALSLLPMMAESRLVIVRDADKIGKDDFDQWLKYLQNPSPTTQLVLIAPKIDKRLGLWKTAVKEGTLIELKPPYPNQIPQWVSGEARKMGIDITMEAAYGLGESVGPSPMGLVSALEKLAIYVFPRTRIELADVQTASGSFSKTVFDFTEKVGERNLKEAMGILNGLTEQGEPPVRLVFMLARHFRLLLLAQEGVRERLSEQEMSFRLGVPPFFVKDYLRQARKIAFPALKKIYARLLACDRALKRSPLEPRHVVDRFLMQVCL, encoded by the coding sequence ATGACCAAACCCATCACGATTCTTGTTGGCGACGATGCCTGTCTTTTAAACCGCGAATTGGCGCGTCTTCAAAAAAAGCACCTCGATCCGGCGACAAAAGATTTCAATTTCGACCGTTTTTCGGCGGCGGAGGAGCCGCCCGCGAAGATTATCGACGCCTTGAGCCTCCTCCCCATGATGGCGGAATCGCGTCTGGTAATCGTCCGCGACGCGGACAAAATCGGGAAAGACGATTTCGACCAATGGCTTAAATACCTTCAAAACCCCTCGCCCACCACGCAACTGGTTCTGATTGCCCCCAAAATCGACAAGCGTCTCGGCCTGTGGAAGACAGCCGTCAAAGAGGGGACGCTTATCGAATTGAAGCCGCCCTATCCCAACCAGATTCCCCAATGGGTTTCAGGCGAGGCGCGGAAGATGGGAATCGACATCACGATGGAGGCGGCTTACGGCTTGGGCGAATCGGTGGGGCCAAGCCCGATGGGGCTTGTCTCGGCGCTGGAAAAGCTGGCGATCTATGTCTTCCCGCGCACCCGGATTGAACTTGCCGATGTGCAAACTGCCTCGGGCAGTTTTTCAAAAACGGTTTTCGATTTCACCGAAAAAGTGGGGGAAAGAAATTTAAAAGAGGCGATGGGAATTTTGAATGGATTGACGGAACAGGGGGAACCGCCGGTCCGGCTGGTTTTCATGTTGGCGCGTCATTTTCGTCTGCTTCTTCTGGCGCAGGAGGGTGTCAGGGAGCGGCTCTCCGAACAGGAGATGTCTTTCCGTCTCGGCGTTCCTCCTTTTTTTGTGAAGGATTATCTTCGTCAGGCCCGAAAAATCGCCTTTCCCGCGCTCAAAAAAATCTATGCCCGGCTTCTCGCCTGCGACCGGGCGCTTAAAAGAAGCCCGCTGGAACCGCGCCATGTGGTCGATCGGTTCCTCATGCAGGTTTGTCTATGA
- a CDS encoding AbrB/MazE/SpoVT family DNA-binding domain-containing protein: MSITQKPDTVSFTVKGQVVIPRWLRKEYEIEEGTRATVYPTDEGILIKPITARHIRSLRGSLRGSRAMDVFLAERKRERDF; the protein is encoded by the coding sequence GTGAGTATAACACAAAAACCGGATACGGTTTCCTTTACGGTCAAGGGGCAGGTGGTTATTCCCCGATGGCTTCGCAAAGAATACGAAATTGAGGAAGGAACGCGGGCAACGGTCTATCCAACCGATGAAGGTATTTTAATAAAACCCATTACCGCCAGGCATATCAGGAGCCTTCGAGGATCTCTAAGGGGGTCCAGGGCAATGGATGTCTTTCTTGCCGAACGGAAACGGGAACGGGATTTCTAA
- a CDS encoding type II toxin-antitoxin system HicA family toxin, with translation MSVHFPVVTSKEIIKVLEKIGFVFVRQTGSSHAIYRRPSDNRRTVVPVHSSTQIKRRTLKSILTDAGLTVEDLRKLL, from the coding sequence ATGTCCGTTCATTTCCCAGTTGTCACTTCTAAAGAAATAATCAAGGTGCTCGAAAAAATCGGTTTTGTCTTTGTCCGTCAAACCGGTTCCAGTCACGCTATTTATCGGCGCCCGTCGGACAATCGACGGACGGTTGTCCCGGTTCACTCGTCAACGCAGATTAAAAGACGAACGCTCAAATCAATTTTGACGGATGCGGGGTTAACTGTGGAAGATCTCAGAAAGTTGTTGTGA
- a CDS encoding DUF2442 domain-containing protein has translation MRSSARKFEQADVAVKVYFTEDAICLQLSDGREVKAPLEFYPRLKNATKKQRGHFQLIGLGTGIHWPDLDEDLSVEGIVLGRRAII, from the coding sequence ATGCGTTCTTCAGCAAGAAAATTTGAACAGGCGGATGTGGCGGTTAAAGTTTACTTCACCGAAGATGCCATTTGTCTGCAATTAAGCGACGGAAGAGAGGTCAAAGCGCCACTGGAGTTTTATCCGCGCCTGAAAAATGCGACAAAAAAACAAAGGGGCCATTTTCAGTTGATCGGTTTGGGCACCGGCATTCACTGGCCCGATTTGGACGAGGATCTTTCGGTGGAGGGTATTGTTCTGGGCCGGCGAGCCATCATTTAA
- a CDS encoding DUF2892 domain-containing protein, whose product MLVNVAKRERNLRLLIAVLSAICIWRLRMPPWADYALGAVAVVSLVTGLLRYCPLNHLFKVKSAS is encoded by the coding sequence ATGCTCGTTAACGTCGCCAAGAGGGAAAGAAATTTGCGCCTTTTAATCGCCGTTCTGTCGGCGATATGCATCTGGCGGCTCCGGATGCCTCCGTGGGCCGACTATGCCCTGGGGGCGGTGGCCGTTGTCTCGCTCGTCACCGGCCTTTTAAGATACTGTCCCTTGAACCATCTCTTCAAGGTCAAGTCGGCAAGTTAA
- a CDS encoding type II toxin-antitoxin system HicB family antitoxin — protein MSHQQYHFTVIIEPCEEGGYYAECPAFQGCHVQGETYEETLGEMRHAVHAFIEEYRKHKEAIPDDQVTVTSLRVAV, from the coding sequence ATGTCTCATCAGCAATATCATTTTACGGTGATCATCGAGCCGTGTGAAGAGGGGGGCTACTATGCCGAATGTCCCGCTTTTCAGGGGTGTCATGTTCAAGGGGAAACCTACGAAGAGACTCTCGGTGAAATGAGGCACGCCGTTCATGCTTTCATCGAGGAATACCGGAAGCACAAAGAGGCCATTCCCGATGACCAAGTCACGGTCACTTCTCTGCGAGTTGCGGTTTGA
- a CDS encoding MCE family protein, which translates to MYRSKELMQIQVGAFVAIGLLLAMMVIFLLGSEKRLFETHYTLVCFFDDISGLREGATVQLAGIHVGTVREILFEEKIEKKKVKLVLKLSKRYQSRIRADSKATIMTQGLLGDKMVFVSVGSAEAKILKDGDILPSESPTGFAEVLQRGDVLLQNVNDIAEDLKEIVKEVREGKGTIHGLVYDPHGEELVSDIKMVAENLAEASRHAAGITGKINRGEGTLGALVNDASLYNDMKTLLGKANRNKLIQTVVRYTLKTRDEKLLKTDSK; encoded by the coding sequence TTTCTTTTGGGGAGCGAAAAGAGGCTTTTTGAAACCCATTATACGCTCGTCTGTTTTTTCGACGACATCAGCGGCCTGCGCGAGGGGGCCACGGTGCAACTGGCGGGGATTCATGTGGGGACGGTCCGCGAGATTCTCTTCGAGGAAAAAATCGAAAAGAAAAAGGTCAAACTGGTTTTAAAGTTGAGCAAACGGTATCAAAGCCGAATCCGCGCCGATTCAAAGGCCACCATCATGACGCAGGGGCTTTTGGGGGACAAAATGGTCTTTGTCAGCGTGGGAAGCGCCGAGGCCAAAATTTTAAAGGATGGCGACATTCTTCCCTCCGAGTCGCCGACCGGTTTTGCCGAGGTTCTGCAGAGGGGGGATGTCCTCCTGCAAAACGTCAACGACATCGCCGAGGACTTGAAGGAAATCGTGAAAGAGGTGCGCGAGGGAAAGGGGACGATCCATGGCCTGGTCTACGACCCCCACGGGGAGGAGCTGGTGTCCGATATCAAAATGGTGGCCGAAAACCTCGCGGAGGCAAGCAGACATGCGGCCGGCATCACCGGTAAAATCAACCGCGGCGAGGGGACCCTGGGGGCGCTGGTCAACGACGCCTCGCTGTATAACGACATGAAAACCCTTTTGGGCAAGGCCAACCGCAACAAGCTCATCCAGACGGTGGTCCGCTATACCCTTAAAACCAGGGACGAAAAGCTCCTGAAAACCGACTCAAAATAA
- a CDS encoding type II toxin-antitoxin system VapC family toxin, translating into MAAKVLDSWALMAFFNDEPSAEEVEKLLVKASEDKHKLLLSVVNWGEIYYSVMRGGSQRLAEQKAHEIAGLPIELVPVAEDLELARQAAVFKATKKMSYADCFAAALAKIRNIALITGDREFKEVEKEIKVTWLK; encoded by the coding sequence ATGGCCGCCAAAGTCCTGGACAGTTGGGCGCTTATGGCGTTCTTTAACGACGAGCCTTCCGCTGAAGAAGTGGAAAAGCTTCTTGTGAAGGCCTCTGAAGACAAGCACAAACTGCTCTTGAGTGTCGTCAACTGGGGTGAGATTTATTACTCCGTGATGAGAGGCGGCTCTCAACGGCTTGCGGAGCAGAAAGCCCATGAAATAGCCGGTTTGCCGATCGAACTTGTCCCGGTCGCGGAAGATTTGGAATTGGCGCGACAAGCCGCCGTCTTTAAGGCAACCAAAAAAATGTCTTATGCGGACTGTTTTGCGGCCGCGCTGGCCAAGATACGAAATATTGCGTTAATTACCGGCGATCGGGAATTTAAAGAAGTTGAAAAAGAAATAAAAGTGACCTGGCTGAAATAG
- a CDS encoding SpoVR family protein, producing MLTPELEKWRIEIEKEARTQGLDFFETIFEILDWKQMNEVASYGGFPNRYPHWRFGMEYEHLSKSHSYGLSKIYEMVINNNPCYAYLLHSNKLVDQKMVMSHVYGHCDFFKNNVFFSPTNRRTIDVMANHKTRIQRAVNRHGYTVVESFIDVCLSLENLIDCYAPLIRRKKEEKRPPLAEEEEEEVTEKINVKKLPVQREYLERYINPKEFIESQRKKALTKIEEQKKFPAEPARDVLAFLVETAPLENWQRDILSIIREEAYYFAPQAQTKIMNEGWATYWHSKIMTTKILTDGEIIDFADHHSGTISAGMGRLNPYKIGLELFRDIEERWNKGRFGKEYDECDSMVEKLNWNRNLGLGKKKIFEVRKIYNDVTFIDTFLTPEFCAEHKLFAFDYNRNNSTYEISSRDFPAVKKKLLFQLTNFGQPFVEVMDANYGNRGELLLFHRHEGVDLRLDYAREVLKNLHVLWKRPVLVETRVDDRMKIFAFDGKEHKEFDSKEGA from the coding sequence ATGCTGACACCCGAACTCGAAAAATGGCGGATTGAAATCGAAAAAGAGGCCAGAACCCAGGGACTCGATTTTTTCGAGACCATCTTTGAAATCCTCGACTGGAAGCAGATGAACGAGGTGGCCTCCTACGGCGGCTTTCCCAATCGCTATCCCCACTGGCGATTTGGCATGGAGTACGAGCATCTCTCCAAGAGCCATTCCTACGGCCTCTCCAAAATCTACGAGATGGTTATCAACAACAACCCCTGCTATGCCTATCTTCTCCACTCAAACAAACTGGTCGACCAGAAGATGGTGATGAGCCACGTGTACGGCCACTGCGATTTTTTCAAAAACAACGTCTTTTTCTCCCCCACCAACCGCCGGACGATCGATGTCATGGCCAACCACAAAACGAGGATTCAGCGCGCCGTCAACAGGCATGGCTATACGGTGGTGGAGAGCTTCATCGATGTCTGCCTCTCGCTGGAAAACCTGATCGACTGCTATGCCCCCCTCATCCGGAGGAAAAAGGAGGAAAAGCGCCCGCCGCTCGCCGAAGAGGAAGAGGAAGAGGTCACCGAAAAGATAAACGTGAAAAAGCTCCCGGTACAGCGCGAATATCTGGAGCGGTACATCAACCCCAAAGAATTCATCGAAAGTCAGCGCAAAAAGGCCTTGACCAAAATAGAGGAGCAAAAAAAATTCCCCGCCGAACCGGCAAGGGACGTGCTGGCGTTCCTGGTTGAAACGGCCCCCCTGGAAAATTGGCAGAGGGACATCCTCTCCATCATCCGCGAGGAGGCCTATTACTTCGCCCCGCAGGCCCAGACCAAGATCATGAACGAGGGGTGGGCCACCTACTGGCACAGCAAAATCATGACGACAAAAATTTTGACGGACGGCGAGATCATCGACTTTGCCGATCATCATTCGGGCACCATTTCGGCGGGAATGGGCCGCCTCAACCCCTACAAGATCGGCCTCGAGCTGTTCCGCGATATCGAGGAGCGCTGGAACAAGGGGCGTTTCGGCAAGGAATATGATGAATGCGACAGCATGGTGGAAAAACTGAACTGGAACCGGAATTTGGGGCTGGGGAAAAAGAAAATTTTCGAGGTGCGCAAAATTTACAACGACGTCACCTTCATCGACACCTTTCTGACGCCGGAATTTTGCGCCGAACACAAGCTGTTCGCCTTCGACTACAACCGCAACAACTCGACCTACGAGATTTCCTCGCGGGATTTTCCGGCGGTGAAAAAAAAGCTTCTTTTCCAGCTCACCAATTTCGGCCAGCCGTTTGTCGAGGTGATGGACGCCAATTACGGCAACCGGGGGGAGCTTCTCCTTTTTCACCGGCACGAAGGGGTCGATCTGCGCCTCGACTATGCCCGTGAGGTGCTGAAAAACCTGCATGTCCTCTGGAAGCGGCCGGTGCTTGTTGAAACGCGGGTGGACGACCGGATGAAGATTTTTGCCTTCGACGGGAAGGAGCATAAAGAATTCGATTCCAAAGAAGGGGCTTAG
- a CDS encoding DUF444 family protein, which produces MILKIEQDYSRFKQIVRGKIKQELRKFITRGELIGRQGKKFISIPIPQIDIPRFRYEDRQMGGVGQGEGAVGTPIAVDSEGEGQTQAGNAPSEHILEVDVPLEEMAQLLGEELELPRILPKGTDRVVSTKTVYRGVRPAGPESLRHFKRTYKQALKRQILSGGYNLNRPIVIPYGEDKRYRSFKVIQERERRAVIIYMMDVSGSMGQEQKEIVRIETFWIDMWLRSQYKGLETRYIIHDAVAREVDADTFYHTRESGGTIISSAYRLALKIVQENYPPSEWNIYPFHFSDGDNWSGNDTMECLNLMEKEFFPVCNVFCYGQVESEYGSGQFLKDLKDRFGESPDCLLTSKIEGKEGIIESIKAFLGKGK; this is translated from the coding sequence GTGATATTAAAAATCGAACAAGACTACAGCCGCTTCAAACAGATTGTTCGAGGCAAAATCAAACAGGAGTTGAGGAAGTTCATCACCCGCGGCGAGTTGATCGGAAGGCAGGGAAAAAAATTCATCAGCATCCCCATTCCGCAGATCGACATCCCCCGCTTTCGCTACGAAGACCGCCAGATGGGAGGGGTGGGGCAGGGCGAAGGGGCGGTCGGCACTCCGATTGCCGTCGATTCCGAGGGGGAGGGACAGACGCAGGCGGGCAATGCCCCTTCCGAACATATCCTGGAGGTGGATGTCCCGCTCGAGGAGATGGCCCAGCTTTTGGGCGAGGAACTGGAGCTTCCGCGCATCCTCCCCAAGGGGACCGACCGGGTTGTCTCCACAAAAACCGTCTATCGCGGCGTCCGCCCCGCGGGGCCGGAGTCGCTCCGCCATTTCAAGCGGACCTACAAACAGGCGCTCAAAAGGCAGATCCTCTCCGGCGGGTACAACCTCAATCGCCCGATCGTCATCCCCTACGGCGAGGACAAGCGCTATCGGAGCTTCAAGGTGATTCAGGAGCGCGAACGCAGGGCCGTGATCATCTACATGATGGATGTCTCCGGCTCGATGGGACAGGAACAGAAAGAGATCGTCCGCATCGAGACCTTCTGGATCGACATGTGGCTCCGCTCGCAATACAAGGGGCTGGAAACCCGCTACATCATCCATGACGCCGTGGCCCGCGAGGTGGATGCCGACACCTTCTATCACACGCGGGAGTCGGGGGGGACCATCATCTCGTCGGCCTACCGCCTGGCCTTGAAGATCGTCCAGGAAAATTATCCCCCCTCGGAATGGAATATCTACCCCTTCCATTTTTCCGACGGCGACAACTGGTCGGGTAACGACACCATGGAGTGCCTGAATCTGATGGAAAAGGAGTTTTTCCCCGTCTGCAACGTCTTTTGCTACGGGCAGGTGGAGAGCGAATACGGGAGCGGCCAGTTCCTGAAGGACCTGAAAGACCGGTTCGGCGAGAGTCCCGATTGTCTGCTGACATCCAAGATCGAGGGGAAAGAGGGGATTATCGAGTCGATAAAGGCGTTCCTCGGAAAAGGGAAATGA
- a CDS encoding serine protein kinase, with protein sequence MISEKQLLQLIQDAEEIKNFKELNWRGSFADYLGIFMKNPRVSRSAYQRLYDMVVSHGTEEYKEHKKTIVKYKFFNDPYDGGRDGIFGLDLHLMKLVNVFKAAARHYGPEKRVLLLHGPVGSSKSTIVRLLKKGLEHYSRTPEGALFTFSWVKKGGNGANNKQLDVVFGNGDVINCPMHEEPLHLVSFKARDKLLSEVNKALSAEEKIYVDGDLCPSCRYIYNALFALYEGDFNKVMGHVEVRRLILSEKDRVGVGTFQPKDEKNQDSTELTGDINYRKIAEYGSESDPRAFNFDGEFNIANRGLIEFIEVLKLDVAFLYDLLGASQEHKVKPKKFAQTDIDEVIVGHTNEPEYRKLQNNEYMEALRDRTVKIDIPYITKLKEEQKIYYKDYSPDKIRGKHIAPHTMEIASMWAVLTRLEEPKKANLTLMQKLKLYDGKTLPGFTEDNVKELRKEAYREGMEGISPRYIQDKISNALVSDVGGGCVNPFMVLNELESGLKHHSLISSEDQRKKFVELLTLAKEEYDDIVKNEVQRAIAADEDAISRLCSNYVDNIKAYTQKERVRNKYTGQDEEPDERLMRSIEEKIDIPESRKDDFRREIMNYIGALAVEGKKFDYRTNERLHKALELKLFEDQKDTIKLTSLVSSVVDKDTQEKIDIVKSRMTKNYGYCDVCSTDVLNYVASIFARGDIKEKH encoded by the coding sequence ATGATCTCGGAAAAACAGCTTTTGCAGTTGATTCAGGATGCCGAGGAGATCAAGAATTTCAAGGAGCTCAACTGGCGCGGCAGTTTCGCCGACTACCTGGGGATTTTCATGAAAAATCCCAGGGTGTCGAGGAGCGCCTATCAGCGCCTCTACGACATGGTGGTCTCCCACGGCACCGAGGAATACAAGGAACACAAAAAAACCATCGTCAAATACAAATTTTTCAACGACCCCTACGACGGCGGCCGGGACGGCATCTTCGGCCTCGATCTGCACTTGATGAAGCTCGTCAACGTCTTCAAGGCGGCCGCCCGCCACTACGGTCCGGAAAAGCGGGTCCTCCTTTTGCACGGGCCGGTGGGGAGCTCCAAATCGACCATTGTCCGCCTGCTGAAAAAAGGGCTGGAACATTACTCGCGCACCCCCGAGGGGGCCCTTTTCACCTTTTCGTGGGTCAAAAAGGGAGGCAACGGCGCGAACAATAAACAGTTGGACGTCGTCTTCGGCAACGGCGATGTCATCAACTGCCCCATGCATGAGGAGCCTTTGCACCTTGTCTCGTTCAAGGCCCGTGACAAGCTCCTGTCCGAGGTCAACAAGGCCCTTTCCGCCGAAGAAAAAATTTACGTCGACGGCGATCTCTGCCCCTCCTGCAGGTACATCTACAATGCCCTGTTTGCCCTCTACGAGGGGGACTTCAACAAGGTGATGGGCCATGTGGAGGTGCGTCGGCTGATTCTCTCCGAAAAAGACCGCGTCGGCGTCGGGACCTTTCAGCCCAAGGACGAAAAAAATCAGGACTCCACCGAACTCACCGGCGACATCAATTACCGCAAAATCGCAGAATATGGATCCGAATCGGACCCGCGGGCCTTCAACTTCGATGGCGAATTCAACATCGCCAACCGGGGGTTGATTGAATTCATCGAGGTCCTGAAGCTCGACGTGGCGTTTCTCTACGATCTTCTGGGGGCGAGCCAGGAGCACAAGGTGAAGCCCAAAAAATTCGCCCAGACCGACATCGACGAGGTGATTGTGGGGCATACCAACGAGCCGGAATACCGCAAACTGCAAAACAACGAATACATGGAGGCCCTGCGCGACCGGACGGTGAAGATCGACATCCCCTACATCACCAAGCTTAAAGAAGAGCAGAAGATCTACTACAAGGATTATTCGCCGGACAAAATCAGGGGGAAACATATCGCCCCGCACACCATGGAGATCGCCTCGATGTGGGCGGTTTTGACTCGGCTGGAAGAACCCAAAAAGGCAAACCTGACCCTCATGCAGAAACTCAAGCTCTACGACGGAAAAACCCTTCCCGGTTTTACCGAAGACAATGTCAAGGAGTTGAGGAAAGAGGCTTACAGGGAAGGGATGGAGGGGATTTCACCCCGTTATATCCAGGATAAAATATCCAATGCCCTCGTCTCCGACGTGGGGGGCGGGTGCGTCAATCCGTTCATGGTCCTGAATGAGCTGGAATCGGGGCTGAAGCATCACTCGCTCATTTCCAGCGAGGACCAGAGAAAAAAATTCGTCGAACTCCTGACGCTGGCCAAGGAGGAATACGACGACATCGTGAAAAACGAGGTCCAACGGGCCATCGCGGCCGACGAGGACGCCATCTCGCGGCTCTGCTCCAACTACGTGGACAACATCAAGGCCTACACGCAAAAGGAGCGGGTGCGGAACAAATACACCGGCCAGGACGAGGAACCGGATGAACGCCTCATGCGGTCGATCGAGGAAAAAATAGACATCCCCGAATCGCGCAAGGACGACTTCCGCCGGGAGATCATGAACTACATCGGGGCTCTGGCCGTCGAAGGCAAAAAGTTCGACTACCGGACCAACGAGCGGCTCCACAAGGCGCTTGAACTGAAGCTCTTCGAGGACCAGAAGGACACCATCAAGCTCACCAGCCTTGTCTCCAGCGTGGTGGACAAGGATACGCAGGAAAAGATCGACATCGTCAAGTCGCGGATGACCAAAAACTACGGCTATTGCGACGTCTGTTCCACCGACGTGCTCAACTATGTGGCGTCGATTTTTGCGAGGGGGGACATTAAAGAAAAGCATTAA